One window of Papaver somniferum cultivar HN1 chromosome 9, ASM357369v1, whole genome shotgun sequence genomic DNA carries:
- the LOC113308156 gene encoding protein WHAT'S THIS FACTOR 1 homolog, with the protein MLSALKASLLSRNSSSAVSTNSSSVLHTFLPSCSGSNHWCRFASISSLKVPWRKDRQLDEAIEQDKAWRLCNKVVKEVLNEPGHVIPLRYLEKRRERLRVAVKIETFLDRNPGLFDVYLDKIKPTTLPVPFLRVSGRLQSFLDEEKQIRDDNEQLVVAKLCKLLMMCKNKVASAEKLGDVKREFGFPNDFMCNLIPKYPNLFRLVGSPDEGKSYLELVSWNPAFAKSVIEQRAEEASNLTGIRIRPSFNVKLPKGVLLKKEMREWVRDWMELPYISPYEDASQLDQASPEMEKRTVGVFHELLSLSLLKRMPVPILGKFKEEYRFSNAFPNVFTRHSGIFYTSLKGGIKTAVLREAYENDQLIDRDPLLAIKDKFIELVKEGHREREEQVRLKREAAQNDKKQVAAEDVHLGSEQGSESCDETI; encoded by the coding sequence ATGCTTTCAGCCTTAAAAGCTAGTTTGCTTTCGAGAAATAGCTCAAGCGCTGTATCTACCAATTCGAGTTCAGTTCTGCATACATTCTTGCCTTCATGTTCTGGTAGTAATCACTGGTGTCGATTCGCTTCTATTTCAAGCCTTAAAGTCCCCTGGCGTAAAGACAGACAACTTGATGAGGCAATCGAACAAGATAAAGCATGGCGTCTGTGCAACAAAGTAGTTAAAGAAGTTTTAAACGAACCTGGACATGTAATTCCTCTCCGTTACCTtgagaaaagaagagaaagattACGCGTCGCAGTTAAAATCGAGACATTCCTTGATCGAAATCCTGGACTTTTTGATGTCTATCTCGACAAAATTAAGCCTACAACTCTACCAGTTCCATTCCTTCGTGTCAGTGGTCGTCTTCAAAGTTTTCTCGATGAAGAGAAACAGATCAGAGATGACAATGAACAATTGGTGGTGGCGAAGCTTTGCAAATTGCTCATGATGTGTAAAAACAAAGTTGCTAGTGCTGAGAAATTAGGAGATGTCAAGCGGGAATTTGGGTTTCCGAATGATTTTATGTGCAATTTAATCCCCAAGTACCCAAATCTTTTCCGGTTAGTTGGCAGTCCTGATGAAGGTAAATCATATTTAGAATTGGTTTCTTGGAATCCCGCGTTTGCTAAATCTGTTATAGAACAAAGAGCAGAAGAAGCATCTAACTTAACAGGTATCCGTATTAGGCCTTCATTCAATGTGAAACTTCCCAAGGGGGTTTTACTAAAGAAAGAAATGAGGGAATGGGTCAGGGATTGGATGGAGCTTCCGTACATATCTCCTTATGAAGATGCTTCTCAACTGGACCAAGCGTCACCTGAAATGGAGAAAAGAACAGTGGGAGTTTTCCATGAATTGCTTTCTCTATCACTTCTAAAAAGAATGCCAGTGCCAATTCTAGGGAAATTTAAGGAGGAATACAGGTTTTCAAATGCATTTCCTAATGTTTTCACTAGACATTCTGGCATTTTTTACACATCTTTAAAAGGTGGGATAAAAACTGCCGTACTTCGTGAAGCTTACGAAAATGACCAATTGATCGATCGAGATCCTTTACTAGCGATAAAAGACAAGTTTATCGAGTTGGTAAAAGAAGGGCATAGAGAAAGAGAGGAACAAGTGAGATTGAAGAGAGAAGCAGCTCAAAATGACAAGAAACAAGTAGCCGCTGAAGATGTTCATTTGGGCTCTGAACAAGGTTCAGAATCTTGTGATGAGACAATATGA